Genomic window (Subtercola endophyticus):
TCTTTCGAGGTGCTGACTCCGCACGCAGAATTGTCGCTCACGGCCAACTCGCTGATCGAGGTGCGGCCCCGCGAGCATCCGTCGCACCAGCTGTCGTGGGACGACCTGGCCGTCGACTCTGCGAAGGTCACCTCGACCGTCGAGCAGATCAAGCAGACGAAGCTGACCGACCCGCCAGCCGAGGTCGCCGCGCTCGCTTCGGAGATCGCGAACGGATTCAACAACCCGTGCGAGGCCGCGCTCGAGATCTGCACCGAGATCGGGCGCCAGGTCGAGTACATGACCGGCGTCACGGGTGTGCACACCAACGCTCGCGAGGCCTGGGTCGAGAAGCGCGGCGTCTGCCAAGACATCACGCACATCGCCCTCGGCGCGCTGCGGTCGGTCGGCATTCCGGCGCGGTATGTGTCGGGGTACCTGCATCCGAAGCCCTCGGCGCCCATCGGCGAGACGGTCACGGGCGAATCGCACGCCTGGGTGGAGTGGTTCTGCGGTGAATGGCGGGGCTTCGACCCCACGAACCAGATCGACATCGGCGACCGGCACGTCACCGTCGGGCGGGGGCGCGACTACAACGATGTCGCGCCGTTGCGCGGGGTGTACGCGGGGCCGTTCGGGTCGCGGTTGTTCGTGAAGGTGGAGATCACGCGCGAGGCGTGATCTCGTAGCACAGATCGAGACGCGCGGTGACAGGTGAAGCGCTCTCAGAAGTGTGAGGCATGATGGGGGAGTGCCAACATTCATCGACGAATCCGGCGTAGCAATCACCTACTACGTCTGGGCCGTCGAGCGGCCGCGTGGCATCGTGCAGATTTCGCACGGACTCGGCGAATACGCCTCCCGTTACGCTCCCCTCGCCCGTGATCTCAACGAAGCGGGCTACACGGTCTACGCGAACGACCACCGTGGCCACGGCCAGACGGGGCTCGATCAGCACGCCGGCGACCACAGCCAGCTGGGGCGTCTCGGGCCTGGAGGTCTGCGAGCGACCATCGCGGGCATCCGTCAGTTCACCGAACTCATTCGCGCGAAGCACCCCGGCATGCCCATCGTTCTGCTCGGCCAGAGCTGGGGTTCGCTCATGGTGCAGAAACTCATCAACACCTCATCGGCCGGGTACGCGGGCGCCGTGCTCGTCGGCACGGCGTACCGGATGCCCGGGTCGATGGATGGCGGAGACCTCAGCCGCAGGCACCGCCCCGCGGGCGGCGGCGGTCACGGCTACGAGTGGCTGAGCCGCGACGTCTCTGTGCAGACCGCGGCCGCGGCCGACGAGCTCATGTTCGAGGCCAAAGTTCTCAAACTCTTCGGTGTGCGTGACGGGCTGCGCCTGTTCGGGCGCCCCGCATCGTCGTTCGCCACCGACATCCCCATTCTCATCCTGGCCGGATCCGAC
Coding sequences:
- a CDS encoding transglutaminase family protein translates to MTRLRIKHVTGYRYEGEVAASYNEARMLPVSSEGQFVLFSNLDITPLSSNHSYLDYWGTRVSSFEVLTPHAELSLTANSLIEVRPREHPSHQLSWDDLAVDSAKVTSTVEQIKQTKLTDPPAEVAALASEIANGFNNPCEAALEICTEIGRQVEYMTGVTGVHTNAREAWVEKRGVCQDITHIALGALRSVGIPARYVSGYLHPKPSAPIGETVTGESHAWVEWFCGEWRGFDPTNQIDIGDRHVTVGRGRDYNDVAPLRGVYAGPFGSRLFVKVEITREA
- a CDS encoding alpha/beta hydrolase; the protein is MPTFIDESGVAITYYVWAVERPRGIVQISHGLGEYASRYAPLARDLNEAGYTVYANDHRGHGQTGLDQHAGDHSQLGRLGPGGLRATIAGIRQFTELIRAKHPGMPIVLLGQSWGSLMVQKLINTSSAGYAGAVLVGTAYRMPGSMDGGDLSRRHRPAGGGGHGYEWLSRDVSVQTAAAADELMFEAKVLKLFGVRDGLRLFGRPASSFATDIPILILAGSDDILGGERSVLKLADAYRRRGQLHDVTVKVYPDARHEVLNELNRDEVVADLIAWLDHRLVLPAQR